A genomic region of Ewingella sp. CoE-038-23 contains the following coding sequences:
- the ybfE gene encoding LexA regulated protein has protein sequence MAKEQLDRTTLDLFADDRRPGRPKTNPLSRDEQLRINKRNQLRRDKASGLRRVELKINAEAVDTLNKLAEERNISRSELIEEMLLAHLNHHES, from the coding sequence ATGGCAAAAGAACAACTGGATCGCACGACGCTTGATCTGTTCGCAGATGATCGCCGTCCGGGGCGTCCGAAAACAAATCCGCTTTCACGAGATGAGCAGCTTAGGATTAATAAGCGCAATCAACTTCGTCGCGATAAAGCGAGCGGTTTGCGACGCGTCGAGCTAAAAATTAATGCAGAAGCTGTTGATACGCTCAACAAGCTTGCCGAAGAACGCAATATCAGTCGTAGTGAGTTGATTGAAGAGATGCTATTGGCGCATCTGAATCATCACGAAAGCTGA
- the seqA gene encoding replication initiation negative regulator SeqA: MKTIEVDEELYRYIASHTQHIGESASDILRRMLKFSAGQEAKTPPANAGAQVAAATAAEKTPVVAANTARDKVRAVRELLLSDDYAEQTKAVNRFMLILTTLYCLNPKEFAAATDSLHGRTRTYFAGDQQTLLQNGNHTKPKHVPGTPYWVITNTNTDRKRSMIEHIMQLMQFPQELTDKVCGTL; this comes from the coding sequence ATGAAAACTATTGAGGTTGACGAAGAACTCTACCGTTATATTGCCAGCCATACGCAGCATATCGGTGAAAGTGCGTCGGATATTTTGCGCCGTATGCTGAAGTTTTCTGCCGGGCAGGAAGCGAAAACCCCTCCTGCCAATGCGGGCGCGCAGGTTGCTGCCGCCACTGCCGCAGAGAAAACGCCTGTCGTTGCTGCTAACACCGCGCGTGATAAAGTCCGCGCCGTGCGCGAACTGCTGCTTTCTGATGACTATGCAGAACAGACCAAGGCAGTGAACCGTTTCATGCTGATCCTGACTACATTGTACTGTCTGAATCCTAAAGAATTTGCTGCGGCGACGGACTCTCTGCACGGCCGTACGCGCACCTATTTCGCCGGCGACCAGCAGACATTGCTGCAAAACGGTAACCATACTAAGCCTAAACACGTTCCTGGAACGCCGTATTGGGTTATCACGAATACCAACACAGATCGCAAACGCAGCATGATTGAACACATCATGCAGTTGATGCAGTTCCCACAAGAACTGACCGACAAAGTCTGCGGTACCCTCTAA
- the ybfF gene encoding esterase, with protein MNFTMKLHYRLQESAQPENQTLPVLLIHGLFGTLDNLGVLARDLKQQHQVLQVDMRNHGQSGRSDDMSYAAMAQDLLDTMDDVGFEKALVIGHSMGGKAAMAMTALAPERIEKLVAIDIAPVDYDTRRHDEIFAAVNAVSDTKAGDRQSAAECMRQYIEEEGVIQFLLKSFQQGEWRFNVPVLMAEYAKIIGWENIPAWNHPALFIRGGLSPYVQDKYRDAIASQFPQARAHVVAGTGHWVHAEKPDAVLRAVHRFIDEA; from the coding sequence ATGAACTTCACCATGAAATTACATTATCGTCTGCAAGAATCTGCCCAGCCCGAGAATCAAACCCTGCCCGTTTTGCTGATCCACGGCCTGTTTGGCACGCTGGATAATCTCGGGGTATTGGCGCGCGACTTGAAACAGCAGCATCAGGTGCTGCAGGTAGATATGCGTAACCATGGCCAGTCGGGGCGTTCGGATGACATGTCTTATGCCGCCATGGCGCAGGACTTATTGGATACCATGGATGACGTCGGCTTCGAAAAAGCCTTAGTGATTGGCCACTCGATGGGTGGCAAAGCCGCCATGGCGATGACCGCGCTGGCCCCCGAGCGGATTGAAAAGCTGGTGGCGATTGATATCGCGCCGGTGGATTATGACACTCGCCGCCACGACGAAATTTTTGCCGCGGTTAACGCCGTGAGCGACACCAAGGCTGGCGACCGCCAGTCCGCTGCCGAGTGCATGCGTCAATATATAGAAGAAGAAGGCGTGATTCAGTTTTTGCTGAAATCCTTCCAGCAGGGCGAGTGGCGTTTCAACGTGCCTGTGCTGATGGCCGAGTACGCGAAAATCATCGGCTGGGAAAACATTCCCGCGTGGAACCACCCTGCGCTCTTTATTCGCGGCGGCCTGTCGCCTTATGTGCAAGATAAGTATCGCGACGCCATTGCCAGCCAATTCCCTCAGGCGCGCGCCCACGTGGTCGCCGGAACCGGCCATTGGGTTCATGCAGAAAAACCTGACGCGGTGCTTCGTGCTGTACACCGTTTCATCGATGAGGCTTGA
- a CDS encoding methyl-accepting chemotaxis protein, whose amino-acid sequence MQFLKNITIRTAMLVILGTFSVMWAGVAIYTVTSLNSLTRNAEINVALVNDLTLIHKGSDQYFRTQTRLTRAMSALQNDPNQKPELFDGAKLALTNMTDALAAFKKSPHPGLDDAVVQQLITDWTNLAEQGATPLFNAASSKNAEAYKQISTVNVVPYSVKFGASVEKANALIAEALKRTEAQSAYLTQMSKIILLVAFALGMVILFITDRYLVWGLVKPLNKIRDQFAVIARGDLTHNLEEFGKNCAGKLIPLLNVMQNSLINTVQTIRNCTNSIYQGASEISAGNNDLSSRTEQQASALEETAASMEQLTATVKHNADNAHHASQLVVEASATARKGGTIVADVVSTMKDISGSSKKIAEITAVINSIAFQTNILALNAAVEAARAGEQGRGFAVVASEVRNLAQRSAQAAKEIEQLISESVSRVDNGSKLVEQAGNTMDDVVRSITHVTDIMAEIASASDEQSKGISQVAVAVTQMDSVTQQNAALVEEASQAAVSLEEQAALLNNAVATFKLRDSVTRVGQHQVASQRAPLLRPDLGASAAKSSENWETF is encoded by the coding sequence GTGCAGTTTTTGAAAAATATTACCATCAGGACCGCAATGCTAGTCATTCTCGGTACATTTAGCGTCATGTGGGCGGGCGTGGCTATCTATACCGTAACTTCACTCAACTCTCTGACCAGAAATGCCGAGATTAACGTGGCATTAGTCAACGATCTCACCTTGATTCATAAAGGAAGCGATCAATATTTTAGAACCCAAACGCGTTTGACTCGTGCGATGTCAGCGTTACAAAACGACCCTAACCAGAAACCGGAGTTATTCGATGGTGCGAAACTGGCACTGACCAATATGACTGACGCACTGGCTGCGTTTAAAAAATCCCCGCATCCGGGACTGGATGACGCCGTGGTGCAGCAGCTGATCACCGACTGGACTAATCTGGCGGAGCAGGGCGCTACGCCGCTGTTCAACGCCGCGAGCAGCAAGAACGCCGAGGCTTATAAGCAGATTTCTACCGTCAACGTTGTGCCGTACAGCGTCAAGTTTGGCGCCTCGGTTGAGAAAGCCAACGCATTGATTGCGGAAGCATTAAAGCGCACTGAAGCCCAATCAGCCTATTTGACTCAAATGAGCAAAATCATTCTGCTGGTGGCTTTCGCGCTGGGCATGGTGATTCTGTTTATCACCGATCGCTATCTGGTGTGGGGATTAGTCAAACCGCTGAATAAAATCCGTGACCAGTTTGCGGTGATTGCGCGCGGCGACCTGACCCACAACCTGGAAGAGTTTGGTAAAAACTGCGCCGGGAAGCTGATTCCATTGCTCAACGTGATGCAAAACAGCCTGATCAACACCGTGCAAACCATTCGCAACTGCACCAATAGCATCTATCAGGGCGCTTCTGAAATTTCTGCCGGTAACAATGACCTCTCCTCGCGCACCGAGCAGCAGGCCTCGGCGCTGGAAGAGACGGCCGCCAGCATGGAGCAGCTGACCGCGACGGTGAAACACAACGCCGACAATGCTCATCACGCCAGCCAGCTGGTGGTGGAAGCCTCTGCCACGGCGCGCAAGGGCGGCACCATTGTCGCTGACGTGGTTAGCACCATGAAGGACATCTCCGGCAGCTCGAAAAAGATTGCTGAGATAACGGCGGTGATCAACAGCATTGCTTTCCAGACCAATATTTTGGCGCTGAATGCGGCGGTTGAGGCAGCGCGCGCGGGCGAGCAGGGGCGCGGTTTTGCCGTGGTTGCCAGCGAAGTGCGTAATCTAGCCCAGCGCAGCGCGCAGGCGGCGAAGGAGATTGAACAGCTGATCAGCGAGTCCGTCTCCCGCGTGGATAATGGTTCGAAATTGGTGGAGCAGGCGGGTAACACCATGGATGACGTGGTGCGCTCGATAACTCACGTCACCGACATCATGGCGGAAATTGCCTCGGCGTCGGATGAGCAGAGCAAAGGGATTAGCCAGGTGGCCGTGGCGGTGACGCAGATGGATAGCGTGACGCAGCAAAACGCCGCGCTGGTGGAAGAGGCGTCGCAGGCCGCGGTATCTCTGGAAGAGCAGGCGGCATTGCTGAACAACGCCGTGGCGACCTTCAAACTGCGCGACAGCGTGACGCGCGTGGGACAGCATCAGGTTGCATCTCAGCGCGCACCTTTACTGCGCCCGGACTTGGGGGCATCTGCCGCCAAAAGCAGTGAAAATTGGGAAACGTTTTAA